From the Jilunia laotingensis genome, the window TCAACTTGTCAGTTTTCATGATTGTTTAAAATTTTAGTTAATAATAAACTTTATATAAACATATAGAGCAACAAGTAATTATGTAAGAAACATTTTCTCTGATAAGCACATGATGGTCATCATTACTTATGTTTATTAAAGAGAAATGGCCATTTTAAAAGGCTTAGATCTGTTTCATTCACAAAATTTGAAAGGAGTCCACCATTGATAACGGCATCAATGGATACGGAAGATACTGAGCGATAATCCTTATCTTCATCAGATTTAACTTTACATCCCCCCGAAAGAAAAACATGTCCCTGAAAAACAATAAGCTTATCGCTCACACTTACAGCTTGCGCTTCAACTATGCAACTAAAAATAATTAATATCAGAAATAAGATTCGTGCTTCCATAGCAAATTTCTTTAATATAAAATACTTCAATCACCTTGTATCTCATTCTTATCAATAACTACAACGATCTTCAAAGGATCGCCATCGCGAAGAACATCGTACACGATAGTGTCTGCTTCCACTTCCAAGGCACGATGTTCCAGCCAAGTAAAATCTTTGCAAGGACGACCATTGATATTCACAATTTCATCACCTTCTTTCAAACCGGCAATCTTGAAACGATTACTTTCATAATCGCCAACACCTGTTACCATCATTTTACCCTGACGAGTGAAGCCATAAGAAAAATGAAAACGTTGATGGATAGGATTGACTATACGTTTAAAATTTTTTATCGGTTGTAAACCGATGACCTTCCTTTTCATATCAAAAAAGACATTGAAGCGTTTTAGAAAATTCAAACCAACTAAATAGTCACATTGCACGTTGTTGGGGTAGTCAAAAGTATATATTCGTAAAGAATCCATATCCATTTTATCAAACAAAGTAGCATTTACCATACAATAACGATGGTAATGACTTAAGTCACTCGTCCAAACCGCATCTTTGCGATTATTAAAGAAATCATATTCATCATCCTTATGTGTCAGAACTATGTCATGTGCCATGCCGGTATCCACTGTATATGTATGTTCAAGAGTTATTGTATCTCCATTATTACATCTTACTTTGATTGGAAGCTTTATGTTGAAAGGACAAGAATGTTTTTTTTCTTTTACCATAGGAGTCACAAAGCAATCATCCGGTAATCTAAAATTCTTGCCCAAATGGATTTTCATATAATTATTCTCAAAATTCAACTCCCAGACATGTATTGTATCATTTTGGGGAATATTAAACAAACCTTCTGAATCAGATGTTAAAAAATGCCCCTTCCAATCGAATACCCTAAATTTATCATATAAAATATATCGACCGGATATTTTAATATCCGTATTTATCTTATAGTGTGAAGCTAAAACAAGAAATTCAGCCCACGCTGACCCGCTATAAGTTAATTTATTTAAAGAATCTTTGTTTAAAATGGCTGGATAATTCGCGCAAAAAGCAGAATCCAGCACTAAAGCTCCCATTTTGGCACCTGAGTCAAAAGCTAGACGAACAGCTAAACTATCATTTATCTGCACGGGAAGTACAATTTTCCGATCTTCCGGATTAATTGTAAAATAGGTTCTATTCGGTTGAATACTACAACTAATAAACAGTAGAACTACCACACAAATATAATAAATATATTTTGTCATATAATACATTATTTAAAAGGCATATCAGAAGCCGATGTAAGTCTATCTATTTTATACTTTTCTAAAATAAGAAATGACTTCTGACATGCCATATTGATTTATTACGGAATTACTGGACGTGGAGGACAAAGATTATCTTGCTCAGCTATATAGGGATCAATTTCTATTTTCCCACCCCAAAGATCCCCTCCTTCAATAGTCCCTCCTTCATACTTGCAGCATTGCTGACTACCGTCCGAAGTAAGCCCACCAGCATTATTAGCACTGTTATTTGCACTTGTGGAAGAACCGCCATTGTTAGCATATTTGCACCCACATTGGCAACAACCAACTTCACCACCGCCTAAAACGCGACACATCTCAAGCTCATTCAACTCAGAACCCGAAATTTCATGTAATTTCAACTTGTCAGTTTTCATGATTGTTTGAAATTTTAGTTAATAATGAACTTTATATAAACATATAAAGCAACAAGTAATTATGTAAGAAACATTTTCTCTGATAAGCACATGATGGTCATCATTACTTATATTTATTAAAAAGGAATGGCCATTTTAAAAGGTTTAGATCTGTTTCATTCATAAAAATTGAAAGAATTTCATCACCGATAACAACATTCATGACTACAGAGAACGCGGAGCGATAACCTTTATCTTATCAGACTTAGCCTTCATCCCCCCGAAAGAAAACTTATCCCTAAGAAACACAAGCTTATCGCTCACACTTATGCCCTGCACTTCTACTATACAACTAAAAATAATTAATGTCAGAAATGGAATTTGTGTTTTCATGGCAGGTCTGTTTAATGGTTTAACACTACAAAGATGCCGCATTTTCTTCACATTTCAAAAAAAAGACAATGTACTAAAGAATAGATATTAAACAATTATATATCAACATCTTGCTACTTAAACATACATAAAATTATGTATCAAATAAATTCATTTCTTTTGATTTTACACAGGGAATCTTCCAATTTCACACCTGTCTCTAACAATAAATGCTCCTTTATGTGTTATTAAGTATGAGATGATGCATTGCTGCCAGAAATAATAATTAATGGGATTCATGCGGGACGCTGCCTAGCGTGTCCCGCATGAATCCCATTAATAAAAATAAAGGCATTATCTTTATTATTGCCAATTAAGATTTAACACTGTTTTCAACGATACATAACTGAGATTGCCATACGCCTTACTGTATTCGCTGTATCGTATCATATGCAAATTCAATCGTTTCGAGTGCAACATCGTTATTCTCTAAATCAAATCCGGCCACATCCCATTTCACAAGATAAACTTTAGTTATTAACCAGGCAGCTTCACGTGTTCCTGTCGGAGATAACAAAGTAATCAATAGATCACATGTTGTCAAATCTTTATTAGCCCCTTCTGGCATCATTTGAGAAGTCCACAAAGACAGTTCACTCTTCCGCAAAGGCCTAATCGGGCGTTTACAAATAATATTTCCATGTCTCATCGACCCGGGAACATATCTCTGATGTCCATCTATTTCTTGAGATTCCATTTCCGCTGAAAATCCAAATACTTCCAGAAAATCTATATCTCTTCTTGTGGAGGATCCCACGGTTTGTAAGTTGAAATAAAAAGCCGTTGGCTGGCATATGTTATGTTGTTTTTCCTCTGCCATAATTTTAAATTTTTGGTACATTTATTTTTAAGTTTATCAGCTTTCCTGCATTTGTTGTTGGAAGGTGATTTCAATAAATTCAGCCGGACGCACAATAGCAACTAAGACCGTGACACGTAACACTCCTTCCAAAATATCTTCGGGAGTCATTGTATCACCCAGCCCCACATGCACACTGAATGCATCTTCAGGAGTAGCACCGGCAAGTCCACCACGTTTCCAAATACTACGTAGAAAACTCTCAATCATACTCTTTATGTCAATCCAGGTATGTGCTGAATTCGGATGGAATACATAAGCACGTACTGCATTCTTTAGAGATTCTTCCAGCATAATCATTGTACGGCGTACATTGATGTAACGCCAGTCAAGTGAATTTCCCTCCAACGTACGGGCACCCCATACTTTGATACCTTCGCCAACAAGCATGCGTATTACATTGACAGATTTTCCACTTAAAGGAACATTCAAGTCGTCATACTCTTCATGAGTAATAAGCACAGCCGGACATCTGACCAAGTTAACAGAAACATTGGCAGGGGCTTTCCATACTCCACGGGTATTATCCACCATCGTATAGATACCCGCCATAGCTGCCGAAGGCGACAAAAGATTCTGTATGCGTTTAGCTTCATTTAAGGTTGATCTGTAAATCGAAGAAATCTGTTGCAATGTCTTGTTCAACGCATCTTGAGCTATTAAATCTAACTCTGTTCCAATCTTATCAATTTGTTCCTTAATAAGCGACTGTTTTTCTTCAGGATATTCCTTCAGCTCTTCGCCCATCAATGCCTTTAGTGAATCTGAATCAAAATTCAAGAACGATAAATCACGGTCTTGCATAATGGATGTATTAACCCATGGATAATAAACTGCGCCAAAGTCAAGAAATGAGCTACCTATTCCCTCACGGAAATCATTAATTACGTCACCAGCCGGGTCGCGTCTGTCTTTATAGCCATCATATACATCAAGAATAGCCATACGATTGCGCATATCATAGCCACAATGCCTCAACATTGCAGTCTGAACACTATAGCACAATTCCTTATCCTTTAAACCTACCGCTTCAGGGCAAAGCACCATTGTTGGTTCCTGTTCTTTCAGTAGAATCTCTATACCTGCTTTAAGAGCATCCGCACTCAGCTCCTCGGCTTTATAATCACCTACGGAAACAATGTAACAGGGTCCACCACCATTACCAAAAAACATCAACATCTGATAATAAAGTGTGAATGGTAAGCTAATTTGTTTCACCATTACTTTCTTTTCACCGCACACCAGAGTAGGTGTCTCTCCTTCTGCAGCATCCGGCAAAGAAAACAAAGGAGTCGGGGCACCTCCAAAATAAGTATGATATTCTGCCATTGATGTGATGCGAAACGGCTTGTTAAGCAAAGAGGCATTGCCATTGACGGCCATCTCGGTATAACCGATAAAGGCAGGTACTGCGGTAGCAACTTCTACTACAGAATCAGCGAATGCCCTTTTCTCTGTAATGTAGACGCCAGGTGTTTTAATTGATCCCATAAGCTAATCTGATTTAATTATTAAAATATACATTTTGTCGAGAGTTTACTCTTTTCCCGCGCTCTGATTGTATATCAATACAAGTATCTGAATCAATACTAACTTCAATTTGCCGGTGAGTACCGTTTCTTTTCCGAAACACTTATTTCATAAGCATTCAATCTAAAAACTCCCCCTCTTATTGTACAAAATTACTAAAAGTGACAGTTTATTCAATATAAAAAGAAAATTTATTTCATAGACTTCTATCAGCCACATGCATATCCTGTTTTTTCCGAGAAAATTACCATATAATACATTATAAAAGAGGCATGCCAAAAGTCGAAGTAAGTCTAGTTATTTTATGCTTTCCTAAATATAAAAAAATGACTTCTGACATGCCTTACTAAGTTATTACGGAATTATTGGAAGTGAGAGACAAAGATTACCTTGCTTGGTGACAAGGAGATCAGGTTAAGCTTTTTTCATAATAACCAATTAAGTATTGCTACTTCACCTCAAACCATCCCGAAACGTATCCTCCGTCCGGATTGGAGAATTCAAGTAAATAAATGCCCGGTGTATAAGTATTGATGGAAAAGGTAAGTTGAGCCGTTTCATTTACAAAAAGAGATTTAGAATAAACTTCCGGACTATCTTCGCGGGAAATGGTTATCGTAACATTGTCCACAATATCCCAAAAGTCAATTGAAAGAACTCCATTATCAATAACAGCATCAATAGGCACAAAGGATGCGGAGCGTTGATTTGAATCTTCTTCAGTTTCACCTCTCCATCCCCCCGATAGAAAAACGTGCCCCTGAAAAACAACAAACTTATCGCTCACACTTACATCCTGTGCTTTTACTATACAACTGAAAATAACTAATGTCAAAAATAGAAATTGTGTTTTCATGGCAAATCTGTTTAATGGTTTAATACCCCAAAGATGCCGCATTTTCTTTACATTTCAAAAAAAGAAGGATGTACTAAGAAAAACACATCAAACAATTATATATCAGAGCATTAATATTCTCACATTCATAAAAATGTGGATTAAACGGATTTATTCTTTTTGATTTTACGCAGAAAATCGTCCAATTTTACATCTTTCTCTAACTCTAAACGCTCTTTTAGACGCAATTTGGCGTGAGATAAAGTATTACTGCCTATGCTATCAAAAATAATAATTAATTCTTTGTTGGAGAAATCTAATAATAAAAAACTCAGGAGGTTTATGTCATGACTTGTCAAATGAGGATATTTATTCTTCAATTTGGACAGCACATTATCATAAAGACAGTTTACAAGATTATAGATTCTGTCCCACTCTTCAGGGATCATATTTTCAGCGATAATCTTACCTTCTTTTAGCATTGTTATCAGTTTTTCCACATCCATCAGATCGATAAGTTCGTGGCTTGTATTTTCTAACTCGGTAATCTTCTGTGTCAAAGTACCAATTTCAGCCTCCATCCTTGTCTTTTCCACCAACTGTTGTTGCTTTAACAATTCGATTTCTTTTTGATATTGGATAAGCTTGCTCTTATCTTTCTCTTGCATTTGACGAGTATTTTCCTTACCTTCTGTAAGAACTGAAATTTTATCTTTCAACTCTTTTATTCTCAACTCAGTCTGCTGGGTATGCTCAGAAAGCAAACGACTATACGCTTCCACTTGATCCCGGTAAATGGAATTCCGGTTCATATTCTCCTCCAATCGTCTATACAATTTATTTACTTGCAATTTGGTAGAAGCGTATTTGTTGTATAAAAGATATAAACCGGCCACAAAAAGGACTGATACTACAAAGACAAAAGAATGCATTTTTCGCTTGTCCATCTCAATTTGCAAACTTTTCCTTAAAAATGTCACTTAAAAATGAAAATATGAGCAAAACATAGAGAATGTACTGACCATCAATGGTGTTTGGCATAAAGTGGCTTCAAGTGGCATAAGTAGTGAAGACATGGTCTGAGCAGAATATAGAAGTTGTTATGCTTCCAAACCATTACCTCGTATCAAATGCACTTTTAACACTAACTTCCTATTTTTCTGCGTTCTGCGTAGGTTTGCGTTCTGCCCTTATGACTCTCATGATTTAATTTTGCACCAAACAAAAAGCAAGGATTATGAGAAGTACATTTAAGACTGTCTTCTATGTAAATGGAAGCAAAGAGAAGAGTGGAATTGTCCCTATCATGGGACGGGTTACCATCAATGGGACGATTGCTCAGTTCAGTTGTAAACAGAGTATATCCAAGGAGTTATGGGATGCCAAAGCTAATCGGGCTAAAGGTAAGAGCCGTAAGTCTATGGATGTTAATCATGCGCTTGATAATATCAAGGCGCAGATAGCAAAGCATTACCAGCGGCTTTCTGACCGGGAGGCATTTGTAACTGCCGAAATGGTACGCAATGCCTATCAAGGTATCGGCACAGAGTATGAAACGGTGTTACGTGCCTTTGATAAGATGAATGCGGATTTTGCCAAACGTGTTGGGAAAGACCGTTCGGAGCGTACATACCGTAAATATCTTACCGTAAGGAAATATGTCGCCGAATTTATGAAAAACCATTATAAGCGTTCGGATATGGGGATGAATGAACTGACGGAAGAGTTTATCCATGATTATTGTCTGTATCTACGTAACGAGGTCGGACTTGCCCAATCTTCCGTATGGATATATTCCATACCATTGAAGCATATCGTAACTTCCGCTCATTACCACGGGAAGATACCGAGAAATCCATTTGCACAATATCATGTGAATCCTGACCATAAGGAACGTGGCTTCTTGACAGAGAACGAAATCAAAGCCATGAGTACAATCGAATTGGAAAATGCCAATTTCGCTATTGCAAGGGACATTTTTATTTTCGGATGCTGGACGGGTATATCATTCGTGGACATCAAAAATCTCACCACAGACAATATCGTGGAACTGAATGGCTCACGTTGGATTGTATCCAAAAGGCAGAAAACAGGTGTGCCGTTTCAAATCAAGCTGATGGACATTCCCGCTCAAATAATTGAGCGAAATAAGCCATTCAGAAATGGTAAGAATTTGTTCAACATAAATTCTTACGACATGGTAAATAGGCGCATCAAGACTGTGGCAAAAATGTGTGGAATAGAAAAGAACATTTCATTTCACCTGAGCCGGCATTCCTTCGCTGTTTTAGCCCTTAATTATGGTATGCCAATAGAAAGTGTCAGCAAAATACTCGGACATACAAATATCACTACTACGCAGATTTATGCAAAAGTGACCAACACGAAACTTGAAAACGACATTTCTGCTTTTGAAGATAAGGTTAGCGGACATTTCACCATATAAAGAATGGCTTATGAAAAGAAGTATTATAACAATGAGTGAATCCGGCAATATCATAATGCCGGACAATGTCACAGACATTTGGATGAGCGAACAGGAACTTGGCGATTTATTCGGAGTAATTGCCCCCACATTCCGAGCTTCCATCAGAGCCATATATAAAAGTGGAGCATTGAAAGAATACGAGGTTCAGAAGTATATCAGATTGGAAAACGGCTATCATGCAAATGTATTCAGTCTCACGATGATAGTTGCGCTTGCTTTCCGTATCAATAGTTTCGGTGCGGAACAAATGCGCAATGCCATTCTTAAAAGGATGTACTTGCGAAAAGAGAAAACAACCTTCTTCTTTTCGCTGGGCAGTAACGGGACAAAGGCTTCTAATTATCAGGCATAAAATCCAATAATGTGACGACATGAAATCATGAAACCGACAAATCTTTATCTGTCAATTGATTGCTGATAAAACACTCAGTTGGTAAAACGTATTAGTATTCAGTTGAACTAACGTATTGCTGTTTTACCAATAATACGTATTACCAACAAAAGCCCGAAGAAGCAGACCTGTAACGGATGCTTTTTCGGGTTTGCTTTATATGCTCTTTACCTGCTTCCTGTGCAATTCGCAGCAAGTTTTTCATTCCGTGTAAATTTTGCGCCGTTCTGC encodes:
- a CDS encoding TIGR04149 family rSAM-modified RiPP → MKTDKLKLHEISGSELNELEMCRVLGGGEVGCCQCGCKYANNGGSSTSANNSANNAGGLTSDGSQQCCKYEGGTIEGGDLWGGKIEIDPYIAEQDNLCPPRPVIP
- a CDS encoding phage tail protein, translating into MAEEKQHNICQPTAFYFNLQTVGSSTRRDIDFLEVFGFSAEMESQEIDGHQRYVPGSMRHGNIICKRPIRPLRKSELSLWTSQMMPEGANKDLTTCDLLITLLSPTGTREAAWLITKVYLVKWDVAGFDLENNDVALETIEFAYDTIQRIQ
- a CDS encoding phage tail sheath family protein; this translates as MGSIKTPGVYITEKRAFADSVVEVATAVPAFIGYTEMAVNGNASLLNKPFRITSMAEYHTYFGGAPTPLFSLPDAAEGETPTLVCGEKKVMVKQISLPFTLYYQMLMFFGNGGGPCYIVSVGDYKAEELSADALKAGIEILLKEQEPTMVLCPEAVGLKDKELCYSVQTAMLRHCGYDMRNRMAILDVYDGYKDRRDPAGDVINDFREGIGSSFLDFGAVYYPWVNTSIMQDRDLSFLNFDSDSLKALMGEELKEYPEEKQSLIKEQIDKIGTELDLIAQDALNKTLQQISSIYRSTLNEAKRIQNLLSPSAAMAGIYTMVDNTRGVWKAPANVSVNLVRCPAVLITHEEYDDLNVPLSGKSVNVIRMLVGEGIKVWGARTLEGNSLDWRYINVRRTMIMLEESLKNAVRAYVFHPNSAHTWIDIKSMIESFLRSIWKRGGLAGATPEDAFSVHVGLGDTMTPEDILEGVLRVTVLVAIVRPAEFIEITFQQQMQES
- a CDS encoding DUF3244 domain-containing protein, which produces MKTQFLFLTLVIFSCIVKAQDVSVSDKFVVFQGHVFLSGGWRGETEEDSNQRSASFVPIDAVIDNGVLSIDFWDIVDNVTITISREDSPEVYSKSLFVNETAQLTFSINTYTPGIYLLEFSNPDGGYVSGWFEVK
- a CDS encoding site-specific integrase, whose product is MMRSTFKTVFYVNGSKEKSGIVPIMGRVTINGTIAQFSCKQSISKELWDAKANRAKGKSRKSMDVNHALDNIKAQIAKHYQRLSDREAFVTAEMVRNAYQGIGTEYETVLRAFDKMNADFAKRVGKDRSERTYRKYLTVRKYVAEFMKNHYKRSDMGMNELTEEFIHDYCLYLRNEVGLAQSSVWIYSIPLKHIVTSAHYHGKIPRNPFAQYHVNPDHKERGFLTENEIKAMSTIELENANFAIARDIFIFGCWTGISFVDIKNLTTDNIVELNGSRWIVSKRQKTGVPFQIKLMDIPAQIIERNKPFRNGKNLFNINSYDMVNRRIKTVAKMCGIEKNISFHLSRHSFAVLALNYGMPIESVSKILGHTNITTTQIYAKVTNTKLENDISAFEDKVSGHFTI